A part of Melittangium boletus DSM 14713 genomic DNA contains:
- a CDS encoding SPFH domain-containing protein: MKRLGLAALLALPMMQGCASHSTDANEVGVLTRKFTLLGEKGVQPETYAPGATYFFFPPFSTDWTTFETKLQNLRMRAKGAGEEGRTDDIEFKTVDGNDIAVDVTVSWRVDPSKAPHLVRKVGSTTREVENRLVGPAARALVRDALNVLRSEDFYTADKRFAAAEKARKLLEDALGSEGIIVEQVIPHEHRFNPEYETVIRDKKLAEQTAEKLRSQAQAALEEAKRNLETAKGTVSQKIAQAQGELEQTKLAADAELVRANNEATAILKEAEAKSKGIAKENEALAGAGGRTMVKLRIAEALMGKQLLFMPTGKGGTTLQTVDMNQILSQYAVSKSGAQASSSGE, from the coding sequence ATGAAGCGACTGGGACTGGCCGCGCTGCTGGCGCTGCCGATGATGCAGGGGTGCGCGAGCCATTCGACGGACGCGAACGAGGTGGGCGTGCTCACGCGCAAGTTCACCCTGCTGGGCGAGAAGGGGGTGCAGCCGGAGACGTACGCGCCGGGTGCCACGTACTTCTTCTTTCCGCCGTTCTCCACGGACTGGACCACGTTCGAGACGAAGCTGCAGAACCTGCGCATGCGCGCCAAGGGGGCGGGGGAGGAGGGTCGCACGGACGACATCGAGTTCAAGACGGTGGACGGCAACGACATCGCGGTGGACGTGACGGTGTCCTGGCGGGTGGATCCGTCGAAGGCGCCGCACCTGGTGCGCAAGGTGGGGAGCACGACGCGGGAAGTGGAGAACCGGCTGGTGGGGCCGGCGGCGCGGGCGCTGGTGCGCGATGCGCTCAACGTGCTGCGCTCGGAGGACTTCTACACGGCGGACAAGCGCTTCGCGGCGGCGGAGAAGGCGCGCAAGCTGCTGGAGGATGCGCTCGGCTCCGAGGGCATCATCGTGGAGCAGGTGATTCCGCACGAGCACCGCTTCAACCCCGAGTACGAGACGGTGATCCGGGACAAGAAGCTGGCGGAGCAGACGGCGGAGAAGCTGCGCTCGCAGGCGCAGGCGGCGCTGGAGGAGGCCAAGCGCAACCTGGAGACGGCGAAGGGCACGGTGTCGCAGAAGATCGCCCAGGCTCAAGGTGAGCTGGAGCAGACGAAGCTGGCGGCGGACGCGGAGCTGGTGCGGGCCAACAACGAGGCGACGGCGATCCTCAAGGAGGCCGAGGCGAAGTCCAAGGGCATCGCGAAGGAGAACGAGGCACTGGCGGGAGCGGGAGGCCGGACGATGGTGAAGCTGCGCATCGCCGAGGCGCTGATGGGCAAGCAACTGCTCTTCATGCCCACGGGCAAGGGTGGCACCACGTTGCAGACCGTGGACATGAACCAGATCCTCTCGCAGTACGCGGTGAGCAAGAGCGGCGCCCAGGCATCGAGCAGCGGGGAGTGA
- a CDS encoding SPFH domain-containing protein, with translation MKPSRGQEAQQRVLAALKQPRLKFLWPVAVVLVGGLFAYNACTVYVRPYQLGVKQVVLGGEKGIRDKVYGPGLHWVTPGAERMHLFPSDLQVLDMVDNPAEVAEGADHRVVRAIKIQTSGGYTVSADVTVLYRIENPYKIMTQIGPGQLYEDSAVIPRAEQVLRRTLGQLDSDDFYKGDLRDKAMAEAQKLLTAELEPRGIHVTHVLLRQYRYDSRYQQAIEQRKIQDQTVFKNQAEAAAAQAEAEKNRIIAEGQAIVQVELSRGDAEVAKLRSGAELYRRTQAAQGDLVVKLARAKGIELENAALRGAGSENMVGLKMADVLGGTRVIVVPTDGEGGVNPLDLNSALKRFDVKGQ, from the coding sequence ATGAAGCCTTCACGTGGCCAGGAGGCCCAGCAACGGGTGCTCGCGGCCCTCAAGCAGCCCCGCCTGAAGTTCCTCTGGCCCGTGGCCGTGGTGCTGGTCGGCGGGCTCTTCGCCTACAACGCCTGCACCGTGTACGTGCGGCCCTACCAGCTGGGTGTCAAGCAGGTCGTCCTGGGCGGGGAGAAGGGCATCCGGGACAAGGTGTATGGCCCGGGTCTGCACTGGGTGACGCCGGGCGCCGAGCGCATGCACCTGTTCCCGAGCGACCTGCAGGTGCTGGACATGGTGGACAACCCCGCCGAGGTGGCCGAGGGCGCGGATCACCGTGTCGTCCGGGCCATCAAGATCCAGACGTCCGGGGGCTACACGGTGTCCGCGGACGTCACGGTGCTCTACCGGATCGAGAACCCGTACAAGATCATGACGCAGATCGGCCCCGGGCAGCTCTACGAGGACTCGGCGGTGATTCCGCGCGCGGAGCAGGTGCTGCGGCGCACCCTGGGTCAGCTGGACTCGGATGACTTCTACAAGGGAGACCTGCGCGACAAGGCCATGGCCGAGGCGCAGAAGCTGCTGACCGCGGAGCTGGAGCCCCGGGGCATCCACGTGACGCACGTGCTCCTGCGCCAGTACCGCTACGACTCGCGCTACCAGCAGGCCATCGAGCAGCGGAAGATCCAGGATCAGACCGTCTTCAAGAACCAGGCGGAAGCGGCGGCGGCCCAGGCCGAGGCGGAGAAGAACCGGATCATCGCCGAGGGACAGGCCATCGTGCAGGTGGAGCTGTCGCGCGGAGACGCGGAGGTGGCCAAGCTGCGCTCGGGCGCGGAGCTGTACCGGCGCACCCAGGCGGCGCAGGGCGATCTGGTGGTGAAGCTCGCGCGCGCCAAGGGGATCGAGCTGGAGAACGCGGCGCTGCGAGGGGCGGGCAGCGAGAACATGGTGGGCCTGAAGATGGCGGATGTGCTCGGTGGCACGCGCGTCATCGTGGTGCCCACGGACGGGGAGGGCGGCGTCAACCCGTTGGACTTGAACTCGGCGCTCAAGCGCTTCGACGTGAAGGGACAGTGA
- a CDS encoding MBL fold metallo-hydrolase has translation MDVRFHGVRGSIAVSGAHAARIGGNTSCVEVTSQGERLILDAGTGIRALGEVMMREGAPHKATLFFSHLHWDHVQGFPFFTPGFLPTTELALYGPGPEGDRALAAVLARQMEPPNFPVPLSTMRSKMAFHSALHGQTVEVGPFKVTPFDSPHPQGCLAYRVEADGHSFVYATDMEISLATLDGRQARWMEGADALCLDAQYTPDEYNGARGIPKKGWGHSTMVDAARVARAVDARRLFLFHHDPAHNDEQVEGMAEEARQDFSASEPAREGKRIILGACA, from the coding sequence ATGGACGTGCGTTTCCACGGAGTGAGAGGGAGCATCGCGGTGTCGGGGGCGCACGCGGCGCGTATCGGGGGCAACACGTCCTGTGTGGAGGTGACGAGCCAGGGCGAGCGCCTCATCCTCGATGCCGGCACGGGCATCCGCGCGCTGGGCGAGGTGATGATGCGCGAGGGAGCGCCGCACAAGGCGACCCTCTTCTTCTCGCACCTGCATTGGGATCATGTGCAGGGCTTCCCCTTCTTCACGCCGGGCTTCCTGCCCACCACGGAGCTGGCGCTGTATGGCCCCGGGCCCGAGGGAGACAGGGCGCTCGCGGCGGTGCTCGCCCGGCAGATGGAGCCACCGAACTTCCCGGTGCCCCTGTCCACCATGCGCTCGAAGATGGCGTTCCACTCGGCGCTGCACGGCCAGACGGTGGAGGTGGGCCCCTTCAAGGTGACGCCCTTCGACTCGCCGCACCCCCAGGGGTGCCTGGCCTACCGGGTGGAGGCGGATGGACACTCGTTCGTCTACGCCACGGACATGGAGATCTCCCTGGCCACGCTGGACGGGCGTCAGGCGCGGTGGATGGAGGGCGCTGACGCGCTGTGCCTGGACGCGCAATACACGCCGGACGAGTACAACGGCGCGCGCGGCATCCCGAAGAAGGGCTGGGGCCACTCCACCATGGTGGACGCGGCCCGGGTCGCCCGGGCGGTGGACGCGCGCCGGTTGTTCCTCTTCCACCATGATCCCGCCCACAACGACGAGCAGGTGGAGGGCATGGCCGAGGAGGCCCGCCAGGACTTCAGCGCCAGCGAGCCGGCGCGCGAGGGCAAGCGCATCATCCTCGGGGCCTGCGCATGA